A single window of Lysobacter oculi DNA harbors:
- a CDS encoding mechanosensitive ion channel family protein yields the protein MRLDALKSLALFFLLALPASAQVPLPSTDATPAPTATDLQAERHVEQKLDAQPALKKVEADVTGGVATLSGEVPTPPDRQQAGKLAAAVKGVEKVDNRTQLDPDLQVRFASALSEVKGKLVRLVANLPLLLVALLIVAIAVWLGGVVSRRLHLLKRISNRNPYMDGLLRGIVQALIVLGGVLIALDLLGATSLVGAVLGSAGVVGLVLGFAFKDIAENYISGVLLSVRQPFRPGDSVRIDSHEGRVVALTSRATQLMTFDGNQLQLPNALVFKSVLLNYSRNPRRRFDFTTNVSVGQSWHDAMDIGVRALGKVDGVLDTPAPSALIKDLADGSATLQFYGWIDQTRNDLQKTRSEAMRNVRRSLRASGIVPPDGVQKVILMRDDGSGHAMDTESTAPRDTSVDHTLDHQLAAAQDADEAVNLLDDQAKPQPQ from the coding sequence ATGCGTCTGGATGCTCTGAAGTCCCTCGCCCTGTTCTTCCTGCTGGCCCTGCCCGCCAGCGCGCAGGTGCCGCTCCCTTCTACCGATGCCACCCCGGCGCCGACCGCCACCGACCTGCAGGCCGAGCGCCACGTCGAGCAGAAGCTGGACGCGCAGCCCGCGCTGAAAAAAGTGGAGGCCGATGTCACCGGCGGCGTGGCCACGCTCTCCGGCGAAGTGCCGACCCCGCCCGACCGCCAGCAGGCCGGCAAGCTCGCCGCCGCCGTGAAGGGCGTCGAGAAGGTCGACAACCGGACCCAGCTCGATCCCGACCTGCAGGTGCGCTTCGCCTCCGCGCTGTCGGAGGTCAAGGGCAAGCTGGTGCGGCTGGTCGCCAACCTGCCGCTGCTGCTGGTGGCATTGCTGATCGTCGCCATCGCGGTCTGGCTGGGCGGTGTGGTCAGCCGCCGCCTGCACCTCCTCAAGCGCATCAGCAACCGCAACCCCTACATGGACGGGCTGCTGCGCGGCATCGTGCAGGCGCTGATCGTGCTGGGCGGCGTGCTGATCGCGCTCGACCTGCTGGGCGCGACCTCACTGGTGGGCGCGGTGCTCGGCTCGGCCGGCGTGGTCGGCCTGGTGCTGGGTTTCGCGTTCAAGGACATCGCCGAAAACTACATCTCCGGCGTGCTGCTCAGCGTGCGCCAGCCATTCCGCCCCGGTGACTCGGTGCGCATCGATTCGCACGAAGGCCGCGTGGTCGCCCTGACCTCCCGCGCCACCCAGCTGATGACCTTCGACGGCAACCAGCTGCAGCTGCCCAACGCGCTGGTGTTCAAGTCGGTGCTGCTCAACTACAGCCGCAACCCGCGCCGCCGCTTCGACTTCACCACCAATGTCTCGGTCGGCCAGTCCTGGCACGACGCCATGGACATCGGCGTGCGTGCGCTGGGCAAGGTGGATGGCGTACTCGACACCCCCGCGCCGTCCGCATTGATCAAGGACCTGGCCGATGGCAGCGCCACGCTGCAGTTCTACGGCTGGATCGACCAGACCCGCAACGACCTGCAGAAGACCCGCTCGGAGGCGATGCGCAACGTGCGCCGCAGCCTGCGTGCTTCCGGCATCGTGCCGCCCGATGGCGTGCAGAAGGTCATCCTGATGCGCGATGACGGCAGCGGACACGCCATGGACACCGAATCCACCGCGCCGCGCGATACCTCCGTGGACCACACGCTGGACCACCAGCTGGCCGCCGCCCAGGACGCGGACGAAGCCGTCAACCTGCTCGACGACCAGGCCAAGCCGCAGCCGCAATAA
- a CDS encoding fumarate hydratase, protein MSIRQEDFIQSVADALQYISYYHPTDYIRNLAAAYEREESPAAKDAMAQILINSRMCYEGHRPICQDTGIVTVFLEIGMNVRWDDATMSIEDMANEGVRRAYNDPDNKLRASVLADPAGKRRNTGDNTPSVVNMKMVPGNTVDVIVAAKGGGSEAKSKFAMLNPSDSIVDWVLKTVPTMGAGWCPPGMLGIGIGGTAEKAMLLAKESLMEPIDIVDLKARGASNRAEELRLELFDKVNALGIGAQGLGGLTTVLDIKVKDFPTHAANLPVAMIPNCAATRHAHFTLDGSGPVMLDPPSISDWPELTYDASKGRRVDLDTITRDDVASWQPGEVLLLNGKLLTGRDAAHKRMTQMLDAGEKLPVDLAGRFIYYVGPVDPVRDEVVGPAGPTTATRMDKFTRQMLEQTGLLGMVGKAERGPAAIEAIRDHGAAYLMAVGGSAYLVSKAIKAARVLAFEDLGMEAIYEFEVQDMPVTVAVDARGTSVHQTGPKEWAAKIAGIPLAVIED, encoded by the coding sequence GTGTCGATCAGGCAGGAAGACTTCATCCAGTCCGTCGCGGACGCGCTGCAGTACATCAGCTACTACCACCCGACGGACTACATCCGGAACCTGGCCGCCGCCTACGAGCGCGAGGAATCCCCGGCGGCGAAAGACGCCATGGCGCAGATCCTCATCAACTCGCGCATGTGCTACGAGGGCCACCGCCCGATCTGCCAGGACACCGGCATCGTCACCGTCTTCCTCGAGATCGGCATGAACGTGCGCTGGGATGACGCGACCATGTCCATCGAGGACATGGCCAACGAGGGCGTACGCCGCGCCTACAACGACCCGGACAACAAGCTGCGCGCCTCGGTACTGGCCGACCCGGCCGGCAAGCGCCGCAACACCGGCGACAACACGCCGTCGGTGGTCAACATGAAGATGGTCCCCGGCAACACGGTGGACGTGATCGTCGCGGCCAAGGGCGGCGGCTCGGAGGCGAAATCCAAGTTCGCGATGTTGAATCCGTCCGACTCCATCGTGGACTGGGTGCTGAAGACGGTGCCGACGATGGGCGCCGGCTGGTGCCCGCCGGGCATGCTCGGCATCGGCATCGGCGGCACCGCCGAGAAGGCGATGCTGCTGGCGAAGGAATCGCTGATGGAGCCCATCGACATCGTCGACCTGAAGGCCCGAGGCGCATCCAACCGCGCGGAGGAACTGCGGCTGGAACTGTTCGACAAGGTCAACGCGCTCGGCATCGGTGCGCAGGGGCTGGGCGGCCTGACCACCGTGCTCGACATCAAGGTCAAGGATTTCCCCACCCACGCCGCCAACCTGCCGGTGGCGATGATCCCCAACTGCGCGGCCACCCGCCATGCGCACTTCACCCTGGATGGCTCGGGCCCGGTGATGCTGGACCCGCCGTCGATTTCCGACTGGCCGGAGCTGACCTACGACGCCAGCAAGGGCCGCCGCGTCGATCTGGACACGATCACCAGGGACGACGTCGCCAGCTGGCAGCCGGGCGAAGTGCTGCTGCTCAACGGCAAGCTGCTGACCGGCCGCGACGCCGCGCACAAGCGCATGACCCAGATGCTGGATGCCGGCGAGAAGCTGCCGGTCGATCTGGCCGGGCGCTTCATCTATTACGTGGGCCCGGTCGATCCGGTGCGCGATGAAGTGGTGGGCCCGGCCGGCCCGACCACGGCGACCCGCATGGACAAGTTCACCCGGCAGATGCTGGAGCAGACCGGCCTGCTGGGCATGGTCGGCAAGGCCGAGCGCGGCCCGGCGGCGATCGAGGCGATCCGCGACCACGGCGCCGCCTATCTGATGGCGGTGGGCGGCAGCGCCTATCTGGTGTCGAAGGCGATCAAGGCGGCCCGCGTGCTGGCCTTCGAAGACCTGGGCATGGAAGCGATCTACGAGTTCGAAGTGCAGGACATGCCGGTGACCGTGGCGGTCGATGCACGCGGCACCTCGGTACACCAGACCGGCCCGAAGGAATGGGCGGCCAAAATCGCCGGGATTCCGCTGGCGGTCATCGAAGACTGA
- a CDS encoding trimeric intracellular cation channel family protein: MDSLITLLDLIGTFVFALSGAVLAARARLDLFGVLVCAFATASAGGIARDVLIGAIPPAALSNWRYAGIWLVAGGLGFFWSGRIERFGQPVRILDAMGLAVFAVTGAAKALDAGISPWMAPALGVLSGVGGGMLRDMLLNQVPLVLRSELYAVAALTGAGVVALGHVLGWPLQPTLVAGALACFALRIAALRYGWHLPRALQGREAGRD; the protein is encoded by the coding sequence ATGGACAGCCTGATCACCCTGCTCGACCTCATCGGCACCTTTGTCTTTGCCCTCAGCGGCGCGGTGCTGGCCGCCCGCGCCCGGCTGGACCTGTTTGGCGTGCTGGTCTGCGCCTTCGCCACGGCCAGCGCAGGCGGCATCGCGCGGGATGTGCTGATCGGCGCGATTCCGCCCGCGGCGCTCAGCAACTGGCGCTATGCCGGCATTTGGCTGGTGGCCGGGGGTCTGGGCTTTTTCTGGAGTGGGCGGATCGAGCGTTTCGGCCAGCCGGTGCGCATCCTGGATGCGATGGGTCTGGCGGTCTTCGCGGTGACCGGCGCGGCCAAGGCGCTGGATGCGGGCATCAGCCCGTGGATGGCCCCGGCGCTGGGCGTGCTGTCAGGCGTGGGCGGCGGCATGTTGCGCGACATGCTGCTCAACCAGGTGCCGCTGGTGCTGCGGTCCGAACTCTATGCCGTGGCCGCCTTGACCGGCGCCGGCGTGGTGGCCCTGGGCCATGTGCTGGGCTGGCCGCTGCAACCCACCCTGGTGGCCGGTGCGCTGGCCTGTTTCGCCCTGCGCATCGCGGCCCTGCGTTACGGCTGGCACCTGCCCCGCGCCCTGCAGGGGCGCGAGGCCGGGCGCGACTGA
- a CDS encoding copper chaperone, which yields MLFDIATLKDEAAAGAIAQAILARDPAAQITVQLANRRVKVQGGELSEDDVLQAISAAGHIAVEAPPHSGEGSTCCGGCGG from the coding sequence ATGTTGTTCGACATCGCCACCCTCAAGGACGAAGCCGCCGCCGGTGCCATCGCCCAGGCCATCCTGGCCCGCGATCCCGCCGCCCAGATCACCGTGCAACTGGCCAACCGCCGGGTGAAGGTGCAGGGCGGCGAGCTGAGCGAGGACGACGTGCTGCAGGCCATCAGCGCCGCCGGCCATATCGCCGTCGAGGCCCCGCCGCATTCCGGCGAAGGCAGCACCTGCTGTGGTGGTTGCGGCGGCTGA